Proteins from one Procambarus clarkii isolate CNS0578487 chromosome 40, FALCON_Pclarkii_2.0, whole genome shotgun sequence genomic window:
- the LOC123757760 gene encoding uncharacterized protein — MLHSTWAVSHMLHSTWAVSHMLHSTWAVSHMLHSTWAVSRMLHSTWAVSRMLHSTWAVPRMLHSTWAVPHMLHSTWAVSRMLHSTWAVSRMLHSTWAVSRMLHSTWAVPRMLHSTWAVPHMLHSTWAVSHMLHSTWAVSRMLHSTWAVSRMLHSTWAVSRMLHSTWAVSRMLHSTWAVSRMLHSTWAVPHMLHSTWAVPRMLHSTWAVPHMLHSTWAVSRMLHSSLGSTNNRTSHYRMKEHCKRSGSFHVGRSYF, encoded by the coding sequence ATGCTTCACTCCACCTGGGCAGTGTCCCACATGCTTCACTCCACCTGGGCAGTGTCCCACATGCTTCACTCCACCTGGGCAGTGTCCCACATGCTTCACTCCACCTGGGCAGTGTCCCGCATGCTTCACTCCACCTGGGCAGTGTCCCGCATGCTTCACTCCACCTGGGCAGTGCCCCGCATGCTTCACTCCACCTGGGcagtgccccacatgcttcacTCCACCTGGGCAGTGTCCCGCATGCTTCACTCCACCTGGGCAGTGTCCCGCATGCTTCACTCCACCTGGGCAGTGTCCCGCATGCTTCACTCCACCTGGGCAGTGCCCCGCATGCTTCACTCCACCTGGGcagtgccccacatgcttcacTCCACCTGGGCAGTGTCCCACATGCTTCACTCCACCTGGGCAGTGTCCCGCATGCTTCACTCCACCTGGGCAGTGTCCCGCATGCTTCACTCCACCTGGGCAGTGTCCCGCATGCTTCACTCCACCTGGGCAGTGTCCCGCATGCTTCACTCCACCTGGGCAGTGTCCCGCATGCTTCACTCCACCTGGGcagtgccccacatgcttcacTCCACCTGGGCAGTGCCCCGCATGCTTCACTCCACCTGGGcagtgccccacatgcttcacTCCACCTGGGCAGTGTCCCGCATGCTTCACTCCTCTCTCGGCAGCACAAACAATAGAACATCACACTATAGAATGAAAGAGCACTGTAAAAGATCTGGAAGTTTtcatgtcggaagatcttacTTTTAG